The following proteins come from a genomic window of Ferrovibrio sp. MS7:
- the fusA gene encoding elongation factor G, translated as MPRTTPYERYRNIGIMAHIDAGKTTCTERILYYTGRSHKIGEVHDGAATMDWMEQEQERGITITSAATTCFWNNHRINIIDTPGHVDFTIEVERSLRVLDGAVCLFDGVAGVEPQSETVWRQADKYGVPRMCFANKMDRMGANFFRCVDMIVDRLGAKPLVLTLPIGLEADFKGVVDLVRNRAIIWKDESLGAEFYYDEIPADMKEQAAEYRTKMIEMAVEADDAALEAYLEGNEPDEKTLTACIRKGTIGYKFVPVLCGSAFKNKGVQPLLDAIVDYLPSPVDVEGVKGVKPGTDQELVRKTSDEEPFSGLAFKIMNDPFVGSLTFVRIYSGVLEAGQGVLNTVKENRERIGRMLQMHANTREEIKEARAGDIVALAGLKNTTTGDTLCDPLNPIVLERMEFPEPVIEVAVEPKTKNDQEKMGIALNRLAAEDPSFRVSVDHESGQTVIKGMGELHLEILVDRMKREFKVEANVGAPQVAYRETLTKNADIDYTHKKQSGGSGQFARVKLKFEAQEPGTGIQFVNAVVGGNVPKEYIPAVEKGIKQVAESGVLAGFPVIDFKCTLYDGAYHDVDSSALAFEIAARAAFREVAPKAGAKLLEPIMRVEVVTPEDFVGDVMGDLSSRRGQLTGTEQRGNAQVINAMVPLANMFGYVNNLRSMTQGRATYTMTFDHYAQVPQNVSDEVVAKMAG; from the coding sequence GCCACCATGGATTGGATGGAGCAGGAGCAGGAGCGTGGCATCACGATCACCTCGGCTGCCACCACGTGCTTCTGGAACAACCATCGCATCAACATCATCGACACCCCTGGCCACGTCGACTTCACCATTGAAGTCGAGCGTTCGCTGCGCGTGCTCGATGGCGCGGTCTGCCTGTTCGACGGCGTTGCCGGCGTCGAGCCGCAGTCCGAGACCGTGTGGCGCCAGGCTGACAAGTACGGCGTGCCGCGCATGTGCTTCGCCAACAAGATGGACCGCATGGGTGCCAACTTCTTCCGCTGCGTCGACATGATCGTCGATCGCCTGGGCGCGAAGCCGCTGGTGCTGACCCTGCCGATCGGCCTGGAAGCCGACTTCAAGGGCGTGGTCGACCTGGTGCGCAATCGCGCCATCATCTGGAAGGACGAGAGCCTCGGCGCCGAGTTCTACTATGATGAGATCCCGGCCGACATGAAGGAACAGGCGGCCGAGTATCGCACCAAGATGATCGAGATGGCCGTCGAGGCCGACGATGCCGCGCTGGAAGCCTATCTTGAAGGCAACGAGCCGGATGAGAAGACCCTGACCGCCTGCATCCGCAAGGGCACCATCGGCTACAAGTTCGTGCCGGTGCTGTGCGGCTCGGCGTTCAAGAACAAGGGCGTGCAGCCGCTGCTCGACGCCATTGTCGACTACCTGCCGTCGCCGGTGGACGTGGAAGGCGTGAAGGGCGTGAAGCCCGGCACCGACCAGGAACTGGTGCGCAAGACCTCGGACGAAGAGCCGTTCTCCGGCCTGGCGTTCAAGATCATGAACGACCCGTTTGTCGGCTCGCTGACCTTTGTGCGCATCTACTCGGGCGTGCTCGAAGCCGGCCAGGGCGTGCTGAACACCGTCAAGGAAAACCGCGAGCGTATCGGCCGCATGCTGCAGATGCATGCGAATACCCGCGAGGAAATCAAGGAAGCCCGCGCCGGCGACATCGTCGCGCTGGCCGGCCTGAAGAACACCACCACCGGCGATACGCTGTGCGACCCGCTGAACCCCATCGTGCTTGAGCGCATGGAGTTCCCGGAGCCGGTTATCGAGGTGGCTGTCGAGCCGAAGACCAAGAACGACCAGGAAAAGATGGGCATCGCCCTGAACCGCCTGGCCGCCGAGGATCCGTCCTTCCGCGTGTCGGTTGACCATGAGAGCGGCCAGACCGTGATCAAGGGCATGGGCGAACTCCACCTCGAAATCCTGGTCGACCGCATGAAGCGCGAGTTCAAGGTCGAGGCCAACGTGGGCGCCCCGCAGGTGGCCTACCGTGAGACCCTGACCAAGAACGCCGACATCGACTACACCCACAAGAAGCAGTCCGGTGGTTCGGGCCAGTTCGCCCGCGTCAAGCTGAAGTTCGAGGCCCAGGAGCCGGGCACTGGCATTCAGTTCGTCAACGCGGTCGTCGGCGGCAACGTGCCGAAGGAATACATTCCGGCCGTGGAAAAGGGCATCAAGCAGGTCGCCGAGAGCGGCGTGCTTGCCGGCTTCCCGGTGATCGACTTCAAGTGCACCCTGTATGACGGTGCCTACCACGACGTCGACTCCTCGGCGCTCGCCTTCGAAATCGCCGCCCGTGCGGCGTTCCGCGAAGTGGCCCCCAAGGCCGGTGCGAAGCTGCTTGAGCCGATCATGCGTGTGGAAGTGGTGACCCCGGAAGATTTCGTCGGTGACGTGATGGGCGACCTTTCGTCCCGCCGCGGTCAGCTGACGGGCACTGAGCAGCGCGGCAACGCGCAGGTCATCAACGCCATGGTGCCGCTGGCCAACATGTTTGGTTATGTGAACAACCTGCGTTCCATGACCCAGGGTCGCGCCACCTACACGATGACCTTCGACCACTATGCGCAGGTGCCGCAGAACGTGTCTGACGAAGTCGTCGCCAAGATGGCCGGCTAA